A stretch of Spirosoma oryzicola DNA encodes these proteins:
- a CDS encoding YMGG-like glycine zipper-containing protein encodes MKTIHHKIGLLFLLVTLLGHTSQAQSRSGWGPQTTGAVVGTGVGAVAGAVINKRNPAVGGVVGGVLGGASGYAIGKQKKKRWSPQAKGTAIGAGVGGAAGAIINRRNRVVGGLIGGVAGGAAGYAIGKHVDNKRKKEAAARAAAEQEALARAEAEREAAARVANTANNDLAPYVPTARTRSAVAATATPAVQPQALYNPKTAPVSYILREGFLPNESYGDPSTPYGESEYRRKSW; translated from the coding sequence ATGAAAACGATTCATCATAAGATTGGTCTGCTGTTTTTATTAGTAACCCTGTTGGGGCACACTAGCCAGGCGCAAAGTCGCTCCGGATGGGGACCCCAGACGACGGGAGCCGTAGTAGGAACAGGTGTTGGAGCTGTAGCCGGTGCTGTCATTAACAAACGCAATCCAGCAGTTGGGGGCGTGGTTGGTGGTGTACTCGGTGGCGCTTCGGGTTACGCCATTGGTAAGCAAAAAAAGAAGCGCTGGAGTCCGCAGGCGAAAGGTACGGCCATTGGGGCGGGCGTTGGTGGCGCTGCGGGTGCCATCATCAATCGGCGTAACCGAGTCGTCGGCGGTTTAATTGGCGGGGTCGCGGGTGGAGCCGCCGGTTACGCTATCGGGAAGCACGTTGACAATAAGCGCAAAAAAGAAGCGGCTGCCCGCGCTGCTGCCGAACAGGAAGCGCTGGCCCGTGCCGAAGCTGAGCGCGAAGCCGCTGCCCGCGTTGCCAATACTGCCAATAACGACCTGGCCCCCTATGTGCCCACGGCTCGTACCCGATCGGCGGTAGCGGCCACCGCGACACCAGCGGTTCAGCCTCAGGCTTTGTACAACCCCAAAACAGCGCCAGTATCCTACATCTTACGGGAAGGATTTCTGCCCAACGAATCCTACGGTGATCCATCTACGCCGTACGGTGAATCTGAATATCGGCGCAAAAGCTGGTAA
- a CDS encoding RNA polymerase sigma factor, which produces MDLQAFKQRILPVQGRLFRLASMFLRNREEAEDAMQDVLLRLWSNRQQLDTYQSVEALAVQMTKNLCLDRLKSPARQKMTDDSSLLTIQAEGVSPYRQTELTDSATLLRRLIDELPEQQKFILHLRDVEEYSFEEIEQVTGLTVNNIRVILSRARQRLRDNYLKANAYEAGH; this is translated from the coding sequence ATGGACTTACAAGCCTTTAAGCAGCGGATACTGCCCGTTCAGGGACGACTTTTTCGACTAGCGAGTATGTTTCTCCGCAATCGCGAAGAAGCCGAAGACGCTATGCAGGACGTGCTCCTGCGGCTTTGGTCGAACCGACAACAGCTGGATACGTACCAGAGTGTCGAAGCCCTGGCGGTACAGATGACCAAAAATCTGTGCCTGGACAGGCTAAAGTCACCGGCTAGACAGAAGATGACGGACGATTCAAGCTTACTGACGATACAGGCCGAAGGGGTTTCCCCCTATCGGCAGACGGAGCTAACCGATAGCGCCACGTTGCTTAGACGGCTAATCGACGAACTGCCCGAGCAGCAGAAGTTCATTCTCCATCTGCGGGATGTAGAAGAGTACTCATTCGAAGAGATCGAACAGGTTACGGGCCTTACGGTCAACAACATCCGCGTCATTTTGTCGAGAGCCCGCCAACGTCTGCGGGACAATTATTTAAAAGCCAATGCGTATGAAGCTGGACATTGA
- a CDS encoding DEAD/DEAH box helicase: MITPEQQTDILARLGITTLNPMQEAAQKAILADNDTFLIAPTGSGKTLGFLLPILQLLSPDQPQVQCLILSPSRELALQIEQVWKKMATGYKVNVCYGGHPVETEIKNLSNPPALLIGTPGRIADHITRRTFSLDGIHTLVLDEFDKSLVMGFHDEMAFIIGGLRNLRKRVLVSATSTISIPDFVRLYKPTTLTFTPENVEQTGLTTHVVYAQSADKFDTLFRLLGSLNSEGALIFCNLRETSDQTSDQLAERGIQSLIYHGGMEQADRERALIQFRNGSVRYLVTTDLAARGLDIPEMKHVIHYQLPLHEAEFTHRNGRTARMHASGTAYIILSPNEETPAYLPTSLDELVLPTGKPALPKPADFVTLYVSGGKKNKLNKVDIVGFFSQKGQLDKGDLGLIEVKDFMSFVAVKRDKVEDLLEKISQEKMKGKKYKIEIAR, translated from the coding sequence ATGATTACTCCCGAACAACAAACCGATATACTGGCCCGGCTGGGCATCACGACGCTGAACCCCATGCAGGAAGCCGCCCAGAAAGCGATTCTCGCCGACAACGACACGTTTCTGATCGCGCCCACCGGTTCGGGAAAAACGCTTGGCTTTCTGCTACCCATTCTTCAGTTGCTCAGCCCCGACCAGCCCCAGGTGCAGTGTTTGATTCTTTCCCCCTCGCGTGAACTGGCCCTGCAAATTGAACAGGTCTGGAAAAAGATGGCGACGGGCTACAAAGTCAACGTGTGCTACGGCGGTCATCCGGTCGAAACCGAAATTAAAAATTTAAGCAACCCACCCGCCTTGCTGATCGGAACACCCGGTCGAATTGCCGATCACATTACGCGCCGGACGTTCTCGCTGGACGGCATTCACACGCTGGTGCTGGATGAGTTCGACAAGTCGCTGGTAATGGGCTTCCACGACGAAATGGCGTTTATTATCGGCGGTCTGCGCAATCTGCGGAAGCGGGTGCTGGTTTCGGCTACCTCCACCATCAGCATTCCCGATTTTGTCCGGCTTTACAAACCAACCACGCTGACGTTCACCCCCGAGAATGTAGAGCAAACGGGCTTGACGACGCATGTTGTTTACGCTCAGTCAGCGGATAAGTTCGACACGTTGTTTCGGCTGCTTGGCTCGTTGAATTCGGAAGGAGCCCTGATTTTCTGCAACCTGCGCGAAACCAGCGACCAAACCAGCGACCAGTTGGCCGAACGCGGTATTCAATCACTCATCTACCACGGTGGTATGGAGCAGGCCGACCGCGAACGAGCCTTGATTCAGTTCCGAAACGGCAGCGTGCGGTATCTGGTCACCACGGATCTGGCAGCGCGGGGTCTGGACATTCCCGAGATGAAGCACGTCATCCATTACCAGTTGCCCCTGCACGAAGCGGAATTTACGCACCGAAATGGCCGAACGGCCCGAATGCACGCCAGCGGAACGGCGTATATTATTTTATCGCCGAACGAAGAAACACCCGCTTATCTGCCCACGTCCCTAGACGAGTTAGTGCTCCCAACCGGAAAACCAGCGTTACCGAAGCCAGCGGACTTTGTGACGCTGTACGTCAGTGGTGGCAAGAAAAACAAGCTCAACAAGGTCGATATTGTCGGTTTTTTCTCGCAAAAAGGTCAGCTCGACAAAGGCGATCTTGGGCTGATCGAGGTCAAAGATTTTATGTCCTTTGTGGCCGTCAAGCGTGACAAGGTTGAGGATTTACTGGAGAAGATCAGTCAGGAGAAAATGAAGGGAAAGAAGTATAAAATCGAAATAGCCCGGTAA
- a CDS encoding family 20 glycosylhydrolase: MTRFSIRLLALLFGLISQTAWAQTKLDSLLPVRGFCIAAPQPKQLDTFLKFINEELAPRQVNTLILRIDFNYQFDSHPELRDSVALSKRDVKKLVKACQKNNIRLIPQINLLGHQSWASTTHNLLRVYPEFDETPHVKMPEKYVWPNPDGLYCKSYCPLHPGVHKVVFELVDEICDVFEADAFHAGMDEVFYIGDDKCPRCSGRDKAELFAGEVGEIRNHLAQKNRKLWIWGDRLLDGKTTGIGMWEASMNNTHRAIDLIPTDVMICDWHYERPDQTAVYFATKGLSVITCPWRKPAFAVTQTQDMVKFRKSVTPQMKERLQGMMQTIWSGAGQFLDEFYGVKTNPDAGENTQTNCFKALYGEINRLGEAN; this comes from the coding sequence ATGACCCGATTTTCGATACGTTTACTGGCACTTCTTTTCGGCCTGATTTCCCAGACGGCCTGGGCGCAAACAAAACTGGATAGCTTGCTGCCCGTTCGTGGCTTCTGCATTGCCGCTCCGCAGCCTAAGCAACTGGACACGTTTCTTAAATTCATCAACGAAGAGCTTGCTCCGCGTCAGGTTAATACGCTTATCCTGCGAATCGACTTCAATTACCAGTTCGACAGCCATCCCGAACTCCGTGACAGCGTCGCCTTGTCGAAACGAGACGTAAAAAAGCTGGTGAAAGCCTGCCAGAAAAACAACATCCGCCTGATTCCGCAGATCAACCTGCTCGGTCACCAATCCTGGGCCAGCACAACGCATAACCTGCTTCGCGTTTACCCCGAATTTGACGAAACCCCGCACGTCAAAATGCCCGAAAAATACGTGTGGCCCAATCCCGACGGTTTGTATTGCAAGAGCTACTGCCCGCTGCATCCGGGCGTACACAAGGTTGTTTTTGAACTGGTAGACGAAATCTGCGATGTGTTTGAAGCCGACGCTTTTCACGCGGGGATGGACGAAGTGTTTTACATCGGCGACGATAAATGTCCGCGCTGTTCGGGTCGTGACAAAGCTGAATTGTTTGCCGGAGAAGTGGGCGAAATTCGGAATCACCTCGCGCAGAAAAACCGGAAGCTTTGGATTTGGGGCGACCGGCTTCTCGACGGGAAAACGACGGGCATCGGCATGTGGGAAGCCAGCATGAACAACACGCACCGCGCCATCGACCTGATTCCCACCGATGTGATGATCTGCGACTGGCACTACGAACGGCCCGACCAGACCGCCGTTTATTTCGCGACCAAAGGACTTAGCGTGATCACCTGCCCCTGGCGCAAACCGGCTTTTGCCGTTACCCAAACGCAGGACATGGTTAAATTCCGAAAGTCGGTAACCCCCCAGATGAAAGAACGGCTTCAGGGCATGATGCAAACGATCTGGTCAGGAGCCGGGCAGTTTCTGGACGAATTTTATGGGGTGAAGACGAATCCTGACGCGGGCGAAAACACGCAAACAAACTGCTTCAAAGCGCTTTACGGCGAAATTAACCGACTCGGCGAAGCAAACTAA
- a CDS encoding DUF4097 family beta strand repeat-containing protein translates to MKKLLLLSTSIVWCITAVQAQEYKTKLANAKDRKVIIEMSASDIKIEGHNSDEVLIQATSGYEAPPERAKGLKPLYNSAVDNSGIGLAVTQENGGLKIEKASRRSIKYTIRLPRKVAVLYEQSNWQGSAISISNMDGDLEVKTNNAQIDLTNVTGPVVANTTNGPINITFSALSQEKPSALSTVNGPIDITLPANSKANLQLRSISGEMYTDFDLGVKSTKDGMSKVGGGQIIEGTTNGGGVEMQLKTINSNIYIRKQK, encoded by the coding sequence ATGAAAAAGTTACTCCTACTGAGTACCAGTATCGTATGGTGCATAACCGCTGTCCAGGCTCAGGAATACAAAACAAAGCTAGCGAATGCCAAAGACCGCAAAGTGATCATCGAAATGTCGGCCAGCGACATTAAAATCGAAGGGCACAACAGCGACGAGGTGCTGATTCAGGCTACCTCCGGCTACGAAGCCCCCCCCGAACGAGCGAAAGGACTCAAACCGCTCTACAACAGCGCCGTTGACAATTCCGGCATTGGCCTGGCGGTAACGCAGGAAAACGGTGGACTCAAAATTGAGAAAGCAAGCCGGAGGTCGATAAAATACACGATTCGATTACCCCGTAAAGTAGCCGTGCTGTACGAGCAATCGAACTGGCAGGGCTCTGCCATCAGCATCAGCAACATGGATGGCGACTTAGAAGTAAAAACCAACAATGCTCAAATCGACCTGACCAATGTAACGGGCCCGGTCGTAGCCAACACCACGAATGGACCGATCAACATCACCTTCTCCGCCCTGAGTCAGGAGAAACCGTCAGCCCTTTCCACCGTCAACGGCCCGATCGACATCACCTTACCGGCTAACTCGAAAGCGAATCTGCAACTTCGATCCATTAGTGGCGAGATGTATACCGACTTCGATCTGGGTGTCAAAAGCACAAAGGACGGGATGTCGAAGGTTGGTGGAGGCCAGATCATCGAAGGAACAACAAACGGTGGTGGCGTTGAGATGCAACTCAAGACGATCAACAGCAACATCTACATCCGCAAGCAAAAATAA
- a CDS encoding heparan-alpha-glucosaminide N-acetyltransferase domain-containing protein, with the protein MITSQPKLSAVDLSLKRVFSIDVFRALTMLTMIFVNDLWTLSGIPVWLEHARSDQDFLGFADTVFPCFLFIVGMSIPFAIRQRLSKGDSYAKIVQHIVIRSVALLVMGVFTVNVPDLNARATGISAEWFQILMVLGFFLIWNQYPKGEGSAKALFMGLQLLGVVLLIYLAVVFRGGPNDKLVVMTAQWWGILGLIGWTYLTCAILYLFTHKQPLLLAGLWLFFSLVCIAGHAGWLHALWPDGPRDWILGNGAFDSFAFAGILATTLLTHLYRTEQTHRLPTFFAGIGVLLLLAGFVARQFFIISKIQATPTWVFLCCGIAFLVYAVVYWLVDLRGKANWFDLIRPAGTSTLTCYLIPYVYYSVADLSGISLPQSLAVGVIGLLKSMLFALVVVGITALLGKLRIKLKL; encoded by the coding sequence ATGATAACCTCTCAACCAAAGCTTAGCGCGGTAGACCTGTCGCTCAAACGCGTGTTTTCCATCGACGTGTTTCGGGCACTGACCATGCTGACAATGATTTTTGTGAACGACCTCTGGACCTTATCTGGTATTCCGGTCTGGCTCGAACACGCCCGCTCCGATCAGGATTTCCTGGGTTTTGCCGACACGGTTTTTCCGTGTTTCCTGTTCATCGTGGGCATGTCGATTCCGTTCGCCATCCGGCAGCGGCTCAGCAAGGGCGATTCGTACGCAAAGATCGTGCAGCACATCGTCATCCGGTCGGTTGCCCTACTGGTGATGGGCGTGTTTACGGTTAACGTGCCGGATCTGAACGCTCGGGCAACGGGTATAAGCGCCGAATGGTTTCAAATTCTGATGGTGCTGGGTTTCTTCTTGATCTGGAACCAGTACCCCAAAGGCGAAGGAAGCGCTAAGGCCCTTTTCATGGGTCTACAATTGCTGGGTGTGGTCCTGCTCATTTACCTGGCGGTTGTGTTTCGGGGCGGTCCTAATGACAAACTCGTGGTGATGACAGCGCAGTGGTGGGGTATTCTGGGACTGATCGGCTGGACGTACCTGACCTGCGCCATCCTGTATCTGTTCACTCACAAACAGCCGTTGTTGTTGGCCGGTCTGTGGCTGTTCTTTTCGCTCGTCTGTATAGCGGGTCATGCCGGTTGGCTCCACGCACTTTGGCCCGACGGTCCCCGCGACTGGATTCTGGGCAACGGCGCGTTTGACTCGTTCGCCTTCGCGGGCATTCTCGCCACGACACTCCTGACCCATCTTTACCGAACCGAACAAACCCACCGATTACCCACTTTCTTTGCCGGTATTGGCGTCTTGCTTCTGCTGGCTGGGTTCGTTGCGCGGCAATTCTTTATCATCTCAAAAATTCAGGCAACGCCAACCTGGGTATTTCTTTGCTGCGGCATTGCGTTCCTGGTTTACGCGGTCGTTTACTGGCTGGTCGATTTGCGGGGAAAGGCGAACTGGTTTGACCTGATCCGACCCGCCGGAACCAGCACACTGACCTGCTATCTGATTCCGTACGTGTATTACAGCGTCGCTGATTTGTCCGGTATTTCGTTGCCTCAAAGCCTTGCGGTCGGCGTTATCGGCTTGCTGAAAAGTATGCTATTTGCGTTAGTGGTTGTGGGCATCACGGCCCTCCTGGGCAAACTACGCATCAAACTTAAGCTATAA
- a CDS encoding YybH family protein, whose protein sequence is MKTLSWILIVSSLLTACSRSNDLATVQDLNRQFIDAWNNKSSDKITGFLAEDVDFVQGGTHFKGKSEVSRKWVNETLPTLADLKTNVVSSGIDSQIAYEAGTFSVDVLPASPDLPHGIGEGNFILLWKKGEDGAWKLSYAQLEDLPVQVKR, encoded by the coding sequence ATGAAAACACTTTCTTGGATTCTAATCGTTAGTAGCCTCCTCACCGCTTGTTCACGGTCAAATGATCTGGCAACGGTTCAGGATCTCAATCGGCAGTTTATTGACGCCTGGAATAACAAAAGTTCGGACAAAATTACGGGCTTTCTAGCCGAAGATGTGGATTTTGTCCAGGGAGGCACCCACTTCAAGGGTAAATCGGAAGTATCCAGAAAATGGGTCAACGAAACACTGCCAACGCTGGCCGACCTGAAAACCAACGTCGTCAGTTCCGGTATAGATAGCCAAATAGCCTACGAAGCCGGTACGTTTTCGGTCGATGTATTGCCCGCCAGTCCCGATCTACCACATGGCATCGGCGAAGGGAATTTTATCCTGCTCTGGAAAAAAGGGGAAGATGGTGCCTGGAAGCTAAGCTACGCTCAACTCGAAGATTTGCCCGTACAGGTAAAGCGTTGA
- a CDS encoding DEAD/DEAH box helicase has product MTFDALNLNKPLLNALNDLGYTTPTLIQERVFPVVMSGQDVCGIAQTGTGKTFAYLLPSLRQYQFSKEHQVQILIIVPTRELVVQVVDSIKQLSTYLNLMVVGVYGGVNLKTQLAEVQQGADILVATPGRLVDFLTNGALKMKSLKKLVIDEVDEMLNLGFRAQLNVILDLLPPKRQNLLFSATMTDEVEQLIGKYFANPVRVEAAPVGTPLENIEQKGYEVPNFYTKVNLLKLLLEQNPAMTKVLVFTATKQLADDLYDQLSDDYLDQIGIIHSNKSQNARFNAVDQFKAGTYRILIATDLVARGIDVADVSHVINFDAPDAPENYIHRIGRTGRADKKGIAITFITEADQAPIAAIEALMKYQIPREPLPEQLIISTELTEAEQPKVHMKIVEVKAPKREDVGPAFHEKLAKNQKVNVRRDYEAEKRLKYGRPIKRSGKK; this is encoded by the coding sequence ATGACTTTCGACGCGCTGAATCTAAACAAACCGCTCCTGAACGCACTCAACGACCTTGGCTACACCACGCCGACACTTATTCAGGAACGGGTGTTTCCGGTGGTAATGTCAGGGCAGGATGTCTGTGGCATTGCCCAGACGGGAACGGGTAAAACGTTTGCGTATCTGTTGCCGAGTCTTCGACAGTATCAGTTTTCGAAAGAGCATCAGGTGCAAATCCTCATCATCGTTCCGACGCGGGAATTGGTGGTGCAGGTCGTTGACTCTATAAAGCAGTTGTCGACGTATCTGAACCTGATGGTTGTGGGCGTCTACGGGGGAGTCAATCTGAAAACGCAACTGGCCGAGGTGCAACAGGGGGCCGATATACTGGTGGCAACACCCGGTCGGCTGGTTGATTTTCTGACCAACGGTGCGTTGAAAATGAAATCGCTTAAGAAACTGGTGATCGATGAAGTCGATGAAATGCTGAACCTGGGGTTTCGGGCGCAGCTGAATGTGATCCTGGATCTACTGCCACCCAAACGGCAAAACCTGCTTTTTTCGGCCACGATGACGGACGAAGTCGAGCAACTCATCGGTAAATACTTTGCCAATCCGGTGCGGGTCGAAGCGGCTCCCGTCGGTACGCCACTGGAAAACATCGAGCAGAAAGGCTACGAAGTGCCTAACTTCTACACAAAGGTCAATCTGCTGAAGCTGCTCCTGGAGCAAAACCCAGCCATGACCAAAGTGCTGGTGTTTACCGCTACCAAACAACTCGCCGACGATCTATACGACCAGCTTTCGGATGATTACCTAGACCAAATCGGCATTATCCATTCCAATAAATCGCAGAACGCCCGCTTCAACGCCGTCGATCAGTTCAAGGCCGGTACGTACCGGATCTTGATCGCTACGGATCTGGTTGCGCGTGGTATCGACGTGGCCGACGTATCGCATGTGATCAACTTCGATGCGCCGGATGCTCCTGAAAATTACATTCACCGCATTGGTCGAACGGGCCGGGCCGATAAAAAAGGTATTGCCATTACGTTCATCACCGAAGCGGATCAAGCGCCCATCGCGGCCATCGAAGCCCTGATGAAATACCAGATCCCGCGCGAACCGCTGCCCGAACAACTCATTATATCTACCGAACTGACGGAAGCCGAACAGCCGAAAGTTCACATGAAGATCGTTGAGGTCAAAGCGCCCAAGCGGGAGGATGTCGGCCCGGCTTTCCATGAGAAACTGGCGAAAAACCAGAAAGTAAACGTTCGCCGGGATTACGAAGCCGAGAAGCGTTTGAAATACGGTCGACCCATCAAGCGGAGCGGTAAGAAATAA
- a CDS encoding DUF4097 domain-containing protein, which produces MKKLSYLFLFSLLISPAFAQKIIEKRLSVANDQWVNLNLKFGDSIRIRYWDKSEVFIRIAVTVNGGRLNDALLVTTGSTEQEVTVKTDFDKELIKQGKAEDCPGAASTWRSDRNGQSHYLCSDINYQVFLPRKARLKVETISGNIDIEGATAAVFAKTISGYVDMNWPKGQGANLEVKTITGEVYSNLDIDFKNKKQKHPMVGYLLEGTTNGGGADVHLESISNNIFLRRKE; this is translated from the coding sequence ATGAAAAAACTATCATATCTATTCCTGTTTAGCCTACTGATCAGTCCAGCGTTTGCGCAGAAAATCATTGAAAAGAGGCTCTCCGTAGCGAATGACCAATGGGTAAATCTTAATTTGAAGTTTGGTGACAGCATTCGCATCCGGTACTGGGACAAGTCAGAGGTGTTTATCCGTATAGCGGTAACCGTTAATGGCGGTCGACTCAATGACGCCCTGCTAGTAACCACAGGCAGTACCGAACAGGAGGTTACGGTCAAGACCGACTTCGACAAGGAGCTGATCAAACAAGGCAAGGCCGAAGATTGTCCCGGCGCAGCATCGACCTGGCGCAGCGATCGCAATGGCCAGAGTCACTACCTGTGCAGTGACATCAATTATCAGGTTTTTCTACCCCGCAAAGCCCGGCTAAAAGTGGAAACCATCAGCGGTAACATTGATATCGAGGGAGCTACAGCGGCTGTCTTTGCCAAAACCATCAGTGGTTACGTGGATATGAACTGGCCTAAAGGCCAGGGGGCTAATCTGGAAGTAAAGACCATCACGGGAGAAGTTTATTCCAATCTGGATATTGATTTCAAAAACAAAAAGCAAAAACACCCGATGGTAGGCTACCTGCTCGAAGGAACCACCAATGGAGGGGGTGCGGATGTACACCTCGAATCGATCAGCAACAATATTTTCCTGCGCCGAAAAGAGTAG
- a CDS encoding HEAT repeat domain-containing protein: MKLDIEALLKKYYEGETTVAEENQLRQFFQQENVPEHLRSHTAQFRYFAEARKQQPSAASTTQLAAKLDTPPLGRVRSLTSWTMRIAAGVTLLLVGFASGRLYDRRLWDRAGTEAAYGESSDEAPARDIKKVLAFGQTPSTSASERIQAVNQSYELAQVDRDITQLLINTLNFDANVNVRLAACQALIRFENEPGVREALIQSLKIQNDPNVQLTLIDALVAIKEKRAVNEMQRLAQNQHVLDIVRTKAAESINRLNQTGHSPS; encoded by the coding sequence ATGAAGCTGGACATTGAAGCCTTACTGAAAAAATATTACGAAGGAGAAACGACGGTGGCGGAAGAAAACCAGTTGCGGCAGTTCTTCCAGCAGGAAAACGTTCCTGAACACCTACGAAGCCATACGGCCCAGTTTCGCTACTTCGCCGAAGCCCGGAAGCAACAGCCCTCAGCCGCCAGCACAACCCAACTGGCAGCAAAGCTGGATACGCCCCCCCTTGGTCGCGTGCGGAGTCTGACAAGCTGGACCATGCGAATAGCCGCCGGCGTAACCTTACTGCTGGTTGGTTTTGCCAGCGGTCGGCTTTACGACCGACGGTTGTGGGACCGGGCAGGCACCGAAGCGGCCTATGGGGAAAGCTCCGACGAAGCGCCAGCCCGCGACATCAAAAAAGTACTGGCGTTCGGTCAGACACCCAGCACATCGGCCAGCGAACGAATTCAGGCCGTTAACCAAAGTTATGAGCTAGCGCAGGTGGATCGCGACATTACGCAACTGCTCATTAACACCCTGAATTTTGACGCCAACGTAAACGTGCGACTCGCGGCCTGTCAGGCGTTGATCCGCTTCGAAAACGAGCCGGGCGTCCGCGAAGCCCTCATCCAGTCGCTCAAGATTCAGAATGACCCGAATGTACAACTAACCCTCATCGACGCACTGGTGGCGATCAAAGAAAAACGGGCCGTGAATGAAATGCAGCGATTGGCGCAAAATCAGCATGTACTGGACATTGTACGCACGAAAGCCGCCGAGAGCATTAACCGTCTGAATCAAACCGGCCATTCGCCTTCGTAG
- a CDS encoding DEAD/DEAH box helicase: MPFSSLGLSPSLLKAITAQEYTKPFPIQETAIPAILEGKDILGIAKTGSGKTAGFVLPILEQFMRRQLPKNDEVKVLVLVPTRELAVQVAEVFQTFSAKLPRPVKTLAVYGGVSINPQMIAVRDAEIVVATPGRLLELISTNAVRLSAVRILVLDEADKMLELGFADEVNQLIDQVPTRRQTILFSATLGDAIDTIQKNLLRNPTKIEAVDEEQNLDLIKQIAYRVDPERKGPLVRYLIKTGAMKQVLIFVSSTRTADNLVVKLNKNGIRAAAIHSGKSQGARTEALTTFKAGRLTALVATDLISRGIDIQLLPHVINFELPRSPKDYIHRIGRTGRAEAEGEAISLITPDDEHHFKIIQKKMGKRVELVDTAEWNVTGY; encoded by the coding sequence ATGCCTTTTTCGTCGCTGGGTTTATCGCCGTCGCTGCTGAAAGCGATCACGGCTCAAGAATACACAAAACCGTTCCCCATTCAGGAGACGGCCATTCCGGCCATTCTGGAGGGAAAAGATATTTTAGGAATTGCCAAAACAGGTTCGGGTAAAACGGCTGGTTTTGTCTTGCCCATTCTCGAACAGTTCATGCGTCGGCAACTGCCAAAAAACGACGAGGTGAAAGTACTCGTGCTGGTGCCTACCCGCGAATTGGCGGTGCAGGTAGCAGAGGTTTTTCAAACGTTTAGCGCCAAACTGCCCCGACCCGTAAAGACGCTGGCGGTGTACGGTGGGGTATCGATCAACCCGCAGATGATTGCTGTGCGAGACGCTGAAATCGTTGTCGCTACGCCCGGTCGGTTGCTGGAGTTGATTTCTACGAATGCGGTTCGTTTATCGGCGGTACGCATTCTAGTCCTCGATGAAGCGGATAAAATGCTTGAACTGGGTTTTGCTGATGAGGTAAATCAGCTCATTGATCAGGTGCCGACACGCCGACAGACGATTCTTTTTTCGGCTACGTTGGGCGACGCGATTGATACTATTCAGAAAAATCTGCTGCGCAATCCGACTAAAATTGAAGCGGTAGACGAGGAGCAAAACCTGGATTTGATCAAACAAATTGCTTACCGGGTTGACCCCGAGCGGAAAGGACCGCTGGTGCGCTACCTGATCAAGACGGGCGCTATGAAGCAAGTGCTCATCTTCGTTTCCTCGACCCGAACCGCCGATAACCTCGTCGTAAAGTTGAACAAAAACGGCATCCGGGCTGCTGCTATCCACAGCGGAAAAAGTCAGGGTGCCCGCACCGAAGCGTTGACGACGTTTAAAGCCGGTCGGCTCACGGCGCTGGTTGCTACGGATTTGATTTCCAGAGGAATTGATATTCAGTTGCTGCCGCATGTGATCAATTTCGAACTGCCCCGCTCGCCCAAAGATTACATTCACCGCATCGGTCGAACGGGCCGGGCCGAAGCCGAGGGGGAAGCCATTTCGCTCATCACACCCGATGACGAACATCACTTTAAAATCATTCAGAAAAAGATGGGCAAGCGCGTCGAACTAGTCGATACGGCTGAGTGGAATGTAACGGGATATTGA